The window GCCTTCTCGCCCCTTATTTTCCTCATGATCGCCAGAGACAATTCCTCAACGCTCATAAATTGTTTGGCGTCAGTAACATCACCAAGATCATTAAGAATCTGCAGCCTGCAGAGAAGGATGAAGCAATGCGCACCATTATTTTCCAGTCTGACGTGCGAGCCAGTGACCCTGTAGGGGGATGTTATAGAATTATAAGAGAACTTCAACGTCAGATTGAGTTACACAAGGCTGAGCTGGATTCGGTCCTTCATCAAGTGGCCATTTGCCGGGCACAAGCTCAGCAACAGATTCAAGAATCTGATGATTCAGGTCTTAGTTATGAGAACATAGTCAACTCTGAGtccttttttattaatcatagGCAATTGGAGAATGATAATTATGTTGTTCCGAATAATATAGAAGATGACATAAATGTTACGGCATGGACCATGCAAGATCCGACCATGGAGGTAGTGCCGGTGATGGAGACGACTCAGCTTGTTGAGATACCGTATGAGAGACATGAGGTAAAGTTTGAGCCTGATCACGAATTGGTTGAGAGGAGGTTTGTGCCGTCGACACAGTTGCTTATATCATCCTAGATTGTGTAATGGGAATTGATGGAAATCAATGAAAATGTATGAGTATATTGGAGATCAAATATTATATAGGTCGTCTTGTTGAGGATAACGGCATTTGAGGAAGGGGAAGTCATGTATGTTCATCAATGTTTAATGATGTGTTGGATTTGATGGCATGTTTTGTGTTAATATGTGATCTCTTTTTGGTTTCACTATTATCTTACAAAAAATAGAATGTTGTAAATCGTAAGTGCTTCCATTGATTATGCAAAGAAAATGGTTACAACTTACAATTGAATGAATATGAGTGAAGACAATAAAATGACCCATATAAAGTTTTAGCCTAGCTTTGAGCCAATCTTCCATGCGCTACCCATTTGCAAATTACATCAAAACAAAGCTCTCTAAACATTAGAGCTCTTGTATTTCAGAAAAAATTGGCGCAGGTTCAAAAGAGTGAGAGCCGGTGACTATTTCTATAACGTGCTCAGCATGGTTTCTTCCTCTGCATCTTCTGCAATGATGTTTTCATCAGTTATATGGCCTTCACTCTCCATTTGAAGAGCCAATTCCTCGAGAATTCCacaaaaatcattcaaatccGACTGCATACTTTTCCCTGAAGTAAACATATGAACCTTATTTTTCACCTCAATCCAACTCTGTCCAACAACTTTCTTTAAGCCCTTTGTTTTGGCTGAGACTCTTACCCTCGCAGAATCCTCCCACCTCCCACTTGCAGCATAAATATTAGAGAGTAGCATGAAGTTCCCGGTTGAGTCCGTGTTTTCTCTAAAGATTTGGAAAGCCAATGCATCTGCAACGTCAGTATTTCTGTGCATGCGACATGAGTTCAGAAGAGCTCCCCATACACAAGCATTAGGTTCTATTGGCATGCTTTTAACAATGTCACTTGCCTCTTGCATCAACCCAGCACGACCAAGAAGATCGACCAAGCAAGCATAGTGCTCCATATGGGGTTCAATCCTAAATTCTTTCAACATCATATCAAAAAGCTTACGACCTTCGTCAACAAGCCCAGTATGACTACAAGcagaaagaagagaaataaacGTGACTCCATCTGGCTTGAATCCAGCTTCAATCATCTGCTCAAAAACTGCTATTGCAATTTCACCTAGTCCATTCATGCCATATCCAGTAATCATTGAGTTCCATGAGATCAAATCCTTTCTGTTAATTCTCTCAAACAATGTACGTCCTTTCTCAAGACATCCAGACTTCATGTACATATTAAGCAAGCTGTTTACCACTAGAATGCTAGAATCCATCAAAGCTTTAACTACATAGCCATGGATTTCCCTACCAATATTCACTGCAGCTAGCTCAGCACAAACTGATAGAACACTAGATACTGTTACAGAATTGGCCATGACTTTTGCATGCTGCATCTTGCGAAAAAGATACAAAGACTCCTCACCTCTCCCCTTGGAAGCAAAAGCACCAATTACAGCACTCCAACTTATCACATTAGGACTCTCCATAGAACCATTATCTAAATTCTCCAACTGTGAAAATATTGCAAGTGCCTCATCACATAAACCAGTCTCTGCATATGATGTTATCAACACATTCCAACTCACTATATCCTTATATTTCATTTCTGAAAACAATTTCTCAGCCTCTTTTACATCTCCATGCTTCCCATACATACATATAAGTGCATTCTTTACAAACAAGAAATTTTCAAACCCACAATTTATAACACACCCATGAATGACCATACCCTTTTCAAAGGCAACTAAATCAGCACAGACAGATAAAACCACAGCGATTGCTTCAGCACTAACTCTAACTCCTCTCATCCTCATCATATCAAACAAATCAATAGTATCTTCAAGCCGCCCGCATCGAGCATGGCTTGACAAGAGTGAAGTCCATGTCACAATATTTGGCTCCAATCCCTCAAGTTCCATTCTCTGAAACATCTCAAGAGCACCATCACAATCGTGATTCAATGCAAAACCAGAAACCATCGAATTCCATGAAATATGATTTCTCACTCGCATTTTGTCGAACATCTTATAAGAATAGTCAATCCGTCCCATTTTCGCAAACATTCCAATAAATTCATTCACAACATGAACATTactttgaaaacccatttgcataACATGATTATGAACAATCCTTCCAAAACCAAAACGACCCGTTAATTTACAAGCTCTTATAGCGAGCGGGAAAGTAAACCCATCACCCAAAACCCCTCGCTTTCGCATTTCAACATACAGTTTAAGTGCCTTCTCAGGGCACCCATATGACACGTTTACTCTCAAGATAGAGTTCCACAATAAAGAGCTCGACAAGCAATGAACTGGAGTTGTTTCAAACACGTTTTGCGCATCAGGAAGAAGCCCAAAACTAGCATAGACCGAAATAACTCTAGCTGCCAAGAAAGCAGAGTTATCGAATCCACTGACAATGACTTGCGAGTGCACTTGTTTAAGGAGGTGAAGTTTCGTGCAATGTTGGAGAAGGTGGTCAAAGACATCAAGAAGATCATTTTGGTGAGGAATTTTTGAAAACCAACGGCGAGACTCGAGACGGAGACAAGCAGCCGTATGGAGCATATGAAGCACGACAGCCAACAAGTGTGTGTATAATTTTCAGTGGCCCCAcgaatttattttacatatatatatataaaaaataaattcaattggatttgaaaaaaaattatttaaaaaaataataatatatttgaaaaattaaacattattagAAGAGACTAGTCAACTAACTGAGAAGGGCATTTTCGTTATTAcactaacaaaagaaaaaataatttcaaagaaAGTATATGACAAATGGAAAATTAAGTACACTTCCCAAATTTAAAAGGCTTAACGCAATTTCAAATGGTAGATTTCTTTCTGATTTGTTTATAGCTACAACACTGTATCTAATCCCATACTTCATAAGTGCTAAGATAATGCAGAGCACTGcgttttgatataatataaaacgCACCGTTTTACTGTGGTTGATATTTTGCACTTGTCTTGGCGTCCATTGAGATTGAAAGGCAGAAGTCAACAGGTCACTTGCATTTCTCAtctgaaaacaaaaatagaagaaCGCGTGGGTTATGGCTGAAGATCAGACGGCAGCAAATCGGTGAGTTAGTTAAAGATCGACGATGATAGTTAAGTCTAGTAGTCATGTTAGCTGGcagttagtttttatttttctttgtataaAAACATCTGGAATTTCTAAttccataaaatataaatatctgaGGTATTTTTTCAATGAATCTTGGCTCTCTCAATCTTGATCTGAGACTGTGCACTCTAAATAAAGATTTCtttacatggtatcagagctgtTGACCTACGTCTGATGTctaatttgtatttttcttctgttttggcTACTTCTGGTGCATCGGAGATGGATCTTGGTTCCAGCGCACGAAATTATAGTGGATCTGACTCACAGTTATCAGGACACAGTAGCTATCCAATCTCCAGTCTTCAAGCAATCAGTCCAAAGCTAACAGAAGATAACTATAGGCATTGGCGAGCTCAGGCTCTTCATTCTGTTGGTGCTCATGATCTCGAGGAGCACCTCACAGGTCTAATTCCTTGCCCTTCACCTTTTGTTATTGAGAAATCTAGTGATGACTTGAGTGAAgttaagaaaagaaatgaattgTATTCTGTGTGGAAACGGTTTGATAAGATTTTGTTGAGTTGGTTGATGGCCTCCATATCAGAGACCATGTTTTCTCATGTAGCAAATAGTAGGACTGCTAGTGAGGCTTGGTCTGCCCTAGAGCACTATTTTGTGACAGAATCTAAGGCTAGAATAGTCAGTCTTCGAAATACTCTTCAAACCATGAAAAAGGGAAGCTTGAGTGTGCATGAGTATATTCGAAGGATGAAAGATATTTTTGATGCCTTGGCTTCCAGTGGTCAAAATATTGTTGAAGACGAGTTGATTAATTACATATTGGAGGGGCTAGGACCTGAATTTGAACCTGTTCTCATGCATATCATGGCTAGGATAGATGCATCAGTGGAGAAATTAAGTTTACCAGACCGTAAACTGATTTTACAGAAGTATGAAGGGAGACTGAGTAGATTTCCTTATGAGTTGAGTCATAGTACAGCAAATTTGGTAAATCAGAGTGTCAAAGGCCCTAGTAGAGGTTTAGATGTGGGTTACTCTCAAGCTAGAGGAAGTGTTAGTGGTTCTTATTCCCAGATGACAAATAAGAGTTCACTGAATGCAGgagaatttgatgaaaataGAAACATAAGGCCTGGGGTACCTGGTACAGGCTACTCATATCAAGGAAGAGGTAGGGGTAGGTTTGGAAATAAGTCAAAAGTAATTTGTCAATTATGTGGTAAACCAGGACATGTAGTTCTACAATGTTACCACAGATTCGACATTACCTATTTAGGCCATTCTCCAGCTGAGCAGACACTAAATTACCATCAAACCATACCACAAACACACTCTTTACCACAAACACAATACCATTCTTTTCCACAAGTCCCAAATTCTCAATTTGTCACCTCATCATACACTCCACCTTTACCACAAACACAATTCCATTCTTCACATTCACACCAACCCAATCCTAAGTCATCTACTCAGCCCACTGCCCAATTGGCAAATCCTGCTCCTATGTTCAGTGGTCAGTTATCTGGAACTAGTTTACAAGCATTAGTGGCTAATCCCAATACAGTGGAAGATATAAGCTGGTATATGGATTCGGGAGCCTCAGATCATGTCACTTCCAAATTAGAGCAGTTAGCTGTGAAGGAGGACTACTCAGGCAGTCAGCAACTTCAAGTTGGAAGTGGTGAGTGTTTGAGGATTTCCCATAAAGGTTCATCCTTTTTACCCACCTCATTTGCCAATAGATTTTTgcacttaaaaaatattttgtgtgtgcctagaataacaaaaaatcttcTTAGCATTTCCAAATTTACCCAAGATAACAATGTCATTGTTGAGTTTCTAAAAGATTGTTGTTTTGTCAAGGACAAGGACACCAAGCTGGTGCTGTTGCAAGGGATACTTAAAGATGGATTGTACCAACTCCAGTTCCCTTCTACAGTTTCTAGAGCTGTTGGTTTTCAAACAAATACAATTTCTGATATTTCATTGAGTTCTGCAATAAATGTAAacaaattttcagattttcaatcaaataatatgtCTGATTTTTCATTGAATCATGGAGTGAATATGGATGAATTTTCTGATTTTAAGAGTTTTGGTTTACATGTTAATAAAACTGAAGTTTCTCTTTGGCACAAAAGGTTGGGTCATCCTAGtgaaaaaatcatgaaatgtGTTTTAAATTCTATGCATATTCAAAATGATATTACTAATTTTGCATTCTGTGAAGACTGTCATTTTGGTAAACACAAACAGAGTCATTTTTCAATCTCAAATTCTAAAGCTTCTAGAGTCTTAGAACTAGTCCATAGTGATTTATGGGGCCCAGCCCCAGTTGTGTCAAAAGAAGGCTATAAATACTATCTCCATTTTTTGGATGACTATACCAGATTTACTTggctttttcccttaaaaagCAAAGCTGAAGTAGGGCaagtttttagaaattttcatAAGTTTGTTGAAAAACAGTTTGACCAAACTCTGAAAAACATTCAAATGGATTGGGGGGGAGAGTTCAGAGCCCTGGTACCATATTTTCAGCAAAATGGTATCAACTTTAGGGTGTCTTGTCCTCATACACATCAACAAAATGGGAGAGCTGAGCGCAAACACAGACACATTGTAGAATTGGGCTTAGTTTTGTTGTCCCAAGCTGGTTTACCTCTTTGTTTCTGGTGGGATTCATTCCAAACTGCAATCTTCTTG of the Mangifera indica cultivar Alphonso unplaced genomic scaffold, CATAS_Mindica_2.1 Un_0016, whole genome shotgun sequence genome contains:
- the LOC123205805 gene encoding LOB domain-containing protein 22-like, producing MTALPRLGNINASTNGSTTQACAACKYQRKKCAPDCLLAPYFPHDRQRQFLNAHKLFGVSNITKIIKNLQPAEKDEAMRTIIFQSDVRASDPVGGCYRIIRELQRQIELHKAELDSVLHQVAICRAQAQQQIQESDDSGLSYENIVNSESFFINHRQLENDNYVVPNNIEDDINVTAWTMQDPTMEVVPVMETTQLVEIPYERHEVKFEPDHELVERRFVPSTQLLISS
- the LOC123205804 gene encoding putative pentatricopeptide repeat-containing protein At1g17630 gives rise to the protein MLHTAACLRLESRRWFSKIPHQNDLLDVFDHLLQHCTKLHLLKQVHSQVIVSGFDNSAFLAARVISVYASFGLLPDAQNVFETTPVHCLSSSLLWNSILRVNVSYGCPEKALKLYVEMRKRGVLGDGFTFPLAIRACKLTGRFGFGRIVHNHVMQMGFQSNVHVVNEFIGMFAKMGRIDYSYKMFDKMRVRNHISWNSMVSGFALNHDCDGALEMFQRMELEGLEPNIVTWTSLLSSHARCGRLEDTIDLFDMMRMRGVRVSAEAIAVVLSVCADLVAFEKGMVIHGCVINCGFENFLFVKNALICMYGKHGDVKEAEKLFSEMKYKDIVSWNVLITSYAETGLCDEALAIFSQLENLDNGSMESPNVISWSAVIGAFASKGRGEESLYLFRKMQHAKVMANSVTVSSVLSVCAELAAVNIGREIHGYVVKALMDSSILVVNSLLNMYMKSGCLEKGRTLFERINRKDLISWNSMITGYGMNGLGEIAIAVFEQMIEAGFKPDGVTFISLLSACSHTGLVDEGRKLFDMMLKEFRIEPHMEHYACLVDLLGRAGLMQEASDIVKSMPIEPNACVWGALLNSCRMHRNTDVADALAFQIFRENTDSTGNFMLLSNIYAASGRWEDSARVRVSAKTKGLKKVVGQSWIEVKNKVHMFTSGKSMQSDLNDFCGILEELALQMESEGHITDENIIAEDAEEETMLSTL